The genomic DNA AAAGGCCGTAATGGTCGCACGATTACGGAGACATGGGCGAAAGAAGGCACCAAGACCTTTCTCGGTCTCCACGTAAAAGACTTCCCGAACCTCTTCGTCGTTACTGGCCCTCAAGGTGGCGGCGGCAGCTTTAATTTCACCGATGCCATCGACGCTCATGGCGACTATGTCGTGTGGTTGCTGTCGACGCTGCGGGACAAAGGTGAGACTATCGTTGACATTCACCGTAAGCCGCAAGAGGAGTACGCTGAGCACTGCCGGCAGGCAGATATCATGAGTGCGCCGCTGCGCGACTGTCTCTCGTATTACAACGGACACGGCGACGCTGAGCCCGGCAGCCTTGCTTATTACGGAGGTGGCCGCTGGCATAAGTACCGTCGAGCCGCACAAGACACGCTCCAGCCGTACCTCTTTGGTCCGGCCAAGTAGATTGATGGTGACAGCACGAAGGAGATCTGCTGGGCCTTTCTGCACGATGTGACATCTATAAGGAATGGCCCAGTCGAACTCTCCGAGCAGGGCTGTAGTGCCTGTGGTTCTCGCGCGAATGGCTAAGCGCTAGGCCTCATCAAGGGTTCGGGGAGGCGAAGGAGGGATATATGAAATTTGGTATGGTGATCCCGACCATTGGACCATTAGCAACTGGCGCCGCCGCAATGGAGGCACAAATCACGATCGCGCAGCGAGCAGAGGCCTTAGGCTATGACTCGCTGTGGGCTCCCGACCATGTGGTATTTCCCACGACGATTAACTCGAAGTATCCATACAACGACACAGGGAAGTTGCCATTCGGGGCCGATATCCCACTGTTAGAGCCGATTGCGGCATTAGGAGTCCTTGCCGGTGCGACCAAGCGCGTACGCCTGGGTACATGGGTCCTGGTGTTACCGCATCGCAATCCCATTGTCACGGCTAAGATGTGGGCGACACTCGATGTGATGTCCGGAGGGCGGATGTTGTTGGGCGTGGGGATCGGATGGATGGAAGAGGAGATCACGCTCTTAGGCGCACCGTATAATAAACGCGGGGCGCTGAGTGATGAATATATTCGTGCCATGCGTGAACTGTGGAATAGCCCCGACCCGACGTTCCAGGGCCAATATGTGAACTTCAGCGGGATTAAATGCGAACCGAAACCCGTGCAAAAACCGTTTCCTGTCTGGATCGGTGGACATTCGGCACGTGCCATGCGTCGTGTTGTCGAACTTGGCGACGGCTGGCTCGCGGTACCCAAGGGTTACGACAACTTCAATGAGACGAACGAACTGCTTGTGCGCGCGGCTAAAAACGCCGGGCGTGACCCTCGCAGTGTGCCAGTCATCATTGGGACGCTCTATGCTCCTTCGGTTGACGCCAGTATCTCCGACATTAAGAAATACCAGGCGCTTGGCTATGACTCTTTCATTGTGCCGGTGCCGTTTTGGGCACAGGATCTTAAAGGTGCGCTTGCGGTCATGGAGGAGTTCGCTCGCAAAGCGAACATGTAGACCGAGGGCATCGTCACGGAGCCAGAGAACGTATGGCAACTCGCCCTGGCAGTGAATGTATCAAGAGTCTCCGTGACGACCGATCCGCACCTCCAAACTATATGGTCACCGCTAGAATATGGCACCACACGGAGAAAAGAGAGAAAGCATGTCGGCTTTCTCAGGCCATAACGCCGGGCACCGGTGCCAAATTGTGTAAGCTCGCCTTGCACGCCTGTCAGCAGAACGATAGGCTTCCTGCATGTGGTTGACGACTGAACGCGCCCGACAGCGTCTCGCGCAAGAAAAGCGCTTGTTCACTGCCAATACAGAAGGTGAGATTCCGGTCTGCTTGATCTATCCTAATCGCTACCCTGTAGGGATGGCGAATTTGGGATTTCATGCGGCCTATAAGATCATTGCTCAAGATCCGCGTTGTCGTTGTGAACGTGCGTTCTTGCCCGATCCCGATGAAACTGATGCATTGAGCCGAGCGAAAACACCGCTTGCGTCGCTCGAAACTCAACGGCCACTGTCGGATTTTGAATTATTGGCGTTCTCGTTATCGTTCGAGACCGACTACATTCATATTCTCGACATTCTCGCTGCAGCTCATATCCCGCTGCTCGCGAGCGAACGTGAGGAGCATCACCCTATTATCATTGCTGGCGGACCAGCAACTTTTCTCAATCCTGAACCGATAGCTGACTTCATTGACCTGTTCTTGATCGGTGAAGGTGAAGAGATGATTCCTGAGTTCATCGAGCGCTACGCTGAACTGCGGACCGCCCGGTGTAGCCGGAACGACAAATTACATGCGTTGAGTGCGATCGAAGGAGCCTACTTTCCGATACTATTTGCCCCGCAGTACGATGCACAAGGGCGAATCGAACGAGTTGCGTATCGAGGCGGAGGCACGCCGCGGGTCAATCGTCGGCTCATCAAGAATCTTGATGCGTATCCCACAACATCGCAGATCCTCAGCCCCGAGGCGGTATTTGGTGATATGTTTCTCGTCGAAGCGAGTCGCGGTTGTGAATGGGGCTGCCGTTTCTGTGCCGCAGGTTACATGTATCGTCCGGTGCGCTATCGTAGCTTCGCGTCAGTAAAACAAAGCGTGACTGAAGGATTGCAAGAGCGGTCGACAATTGGACTGGTCGGTGCGGAAATGGCCAGTCAGCCAGGGATTGCAGCTTTATGTCAGTTTATCGGCCAGGCTGGGGGCCGTGCCTCACCATCGTCATTGAAAGCCGATGTGATTACCCATGATCTTGCTGCTGCACTCGGGGCGCAAAAAAATCGTTCGGCGACGGTCGCGCCAGAGGCCGGTTCTGATCGCATGCGTCGCTTGATCAATAAGAATCTGACAGAGCCAGAGATTCTCCGTGCCGCGGAATGGCTGATCGGTGGTGGTGTGCAATCACTAAAGATGTATTTCATGTTGGGGCTACCAACCGAGAAAACTGAAGATGTCGAAGCGATTGCGGATCTCACCGCCAAGATTCATGAACGATATTGTGGCAAGGGCGCGAAAGTTGGTGGGCTCACGCTTTCTGTGAATGCCTTCTCGCCAAAACCGTGGACTCCGTTGCAATGGGAACCAATGGAAGAGATGCGCGGATTGCGAGACAAATTCACGCTCCTGAAGAAACGACTTGCGCGACTCCCTCGTGTGACTGTCGATACAGAATCCCCACGTGAAGCCTACTATCAAACACTCCTCTCTCGTGGTGATCGTCGCACGGGCCAGATTTTGCTCGAGGCCCATCAGAACGGTGGAGATTGGTGGAGCGTCGTCCAACGCCTTCGGCGTGCGTCCAGAGTCCAGAGTCCAAAAGGTAAGGAAATTCAAAATTCAAAATTCAAAATTCAAAATTCAAAAGACCTAACCCCTAACCCCCAACCCCCAACCCCTGATTTCTTCGTTCACCGCCGCTACGACCCGAA from Deltaproteobacteria bacterium includes the following:
- a CDS encoding TIGR03619 family F420-dependent LLM class oxidoreductase — translated: MKFGMVIPTIGPLATGAAAMEAQITIAQRAEALGYDSLWAPDHVVFPTTINSKYPYNDTGKLPFGADIPLLEPIAALGVLAGATKRVRLGTWVLVLPHRNPIVTAKMWATLDVMSGGRMLLGVGIGWMEEEITLLGAPYNKRGALSDEYIRAMRELWNSPDPTFQGQYVNFSGIKCEPKPVQKPFPVWIGGHSARAMRRVVELGDGWLAVPKGYDNFNETNELLVRAAKNAGRDPRSVPVIIGTLYAPSVDASISDIKKYQALGYDSFIVPVPFWAQDLKGALAVMEEFARKANM
- a CDS encoding radical SAM protein: MWLTTERARQRLAQEKRLFTANTEGEIPVCLIYPNRYPVGMANLGFHAAYKIIAQDPRCRCERAFLPDPDETDALSRAKTPLASLETQRPLSDFELLAFSLSFETDYIHILDILAAAHIPLLASEREEHHPIIIAGGPATFLNPEPIADFIDLFLIGEGEEMIPEFIERYAELRTARCSRNDKLHALSAIEGAYFPILFAPQYDAQGRIERVAYRGGGTPRVNRRLIKNLDAYPTTSQILSPEAVFGDMFLVEASRGCEWGCRFCAAGYMYRPVRYRSFASVKQSVTEGLQERSTIGLVGAEMASQPGIAALCQFIGQAGGRASPSSLKADVITHDLAAALGAQKNRSATVAPEAGSDRMRRLINKNLTEPEILRAAEWLIGGGVQSLKMYFMLGLPTEKTEDVEAIADLTAKIHERYCGKGAKVGGLTLSVNAFSPKPWTPLQWEPMEEMRGLRDKFTLLKKRLARLPRVTVDTESPREAYYQTLLSRGDRRTGQILLEAHQNGGDWWSVVQRLRRASRVQSPKGKEIQNSKFKIQNSKDLTPNPQPPTPDFFVHRRYDPKEILPWDFIDHSVSQQYLLSEWRKALLGLQTQPCDVTTCHKCEAC